In Xanthomonas theicola, a single genomic region encodes these proteins:
- a CDS encoding TIGR00645 family protein, producing the protein MSPPHPPPRLNPLSSLIFASRWLQLPLYLGLIVAQGVYVFLFGKELWHLIHEAPSLGEQQIMLIVLGLIDVVMISNLLVMVIVGGYETFVSRLGLEGHPDQPEWLSHVNASVLKVKLALSIIGISSIHLLKTFIAVGALEGMPMCSPEQLASAATATVGLKTCATLTATGVLWQTTIHGIFILSAIGIAWTDRLMAAPAKTAH; encoded by the coding sequence ATGAGCCCTCCGCATCCGCCGCCCCGCCTGAACCCGCTGTCCAGCTTGATCTTCGCCTCGCGCTGGCTGCAACTGCCGCTGTACCTGGGCCTGATCGTCGCCCAGGGCGTCTACGTGTTCCTGTTCGGCAAGGAACTGTGGCACCTGATCCACGAGGCGCCGAGCCTGGGCGAGCAGCAGATCATGCTGATCGTGCTCGGCCTGATCGACGTGGTGATGATCTCCAACCTGCTGGTGATGGTGATCGTGGGCGGCTACGAGACCTTCGTCTCGCGGTTGGGCCTGGAGGGCCATCCGGACCAGCCGGAGTGGCTGAGCCACGTCAACGCCAGCGTGCTCAAGGTGAAGCTGGCGCTGTCGATCATCGGCATCTCCTCGATCCACCTGCTCAAGACCTTCATCGCGGTCGGCGCGCTCGAGGGCATGCCGATGTGCTCGCCGGAGCAGTTGGCCAGCGCCGCCACCGCCACCGTGGGCCTGAAGACCTGTGCGACGCTGACCGCGACCGGGGTGCTGTGGCAGACCACCATCCACGGCATCTTCATCCTGTCGGCGATCGGCATTGCCTGGACCGACCGGCTGATGGCCGCGCCGGCGAAGACCGCACACTGA
- a CDS encoding energy transducer TonB, with protein MLQLTTFANARRVAPVLLLAALAACSKQDDATPAAASTAAAPAAAPVSAKVQSMGTEQLHASASQALRENRMYAPAGNNAVEYYLALRDKQPDDAGVKSALTDLMPYTLIAAEQSINREDFPEAQRLVALIEKMDNRAPALPRLKQGLSQGMQALAQRTQEETNKVKRDAEQKAKLMAEQQAQQQASQAQAAQQIAAQQEAARRETARQEAERQAAAARSAPAPVPTPTPTPTPTPQAAAASAPAAASTQSLRPISTPAPRYPAEALRSGTAGEVLVEITVGTDGSVTNARVLRATPARIFDREALNATKRWRFEPVSAPVTTRRTLAFNPGS; from the coding sequence ATGTTGCAGCTCACGACATTCGCAAACGCGCGCCGGGTCGCGCCGGTGCTGCTGCTGGCCGCGCTGGCGGCATGTTCCAAACAGGACGACGCCACCCCCGCCGCCGCGTCCACGGCGGCGGCACCGGCCGCCGCGCCGGTCTCGGCCAAGGTGCAGTCGATGGGTACCGAGCAACTGCACGCATCGGCCAGCCAGGCCCTGCGCGAAAACCGTATGTATGCGCCCGCCGGCAACAACGCGGTCGAGTACTACCTGGCGCTGCGCGACAAGCAGCCGGACGATGCCGGGGTGAAGAGCGCGCTGACCGACCTGATGCCGTATACGCTGATCGCCGCCGAACAGAGCATCAATCGCGAGGATTTCCCGGAAGCGCAGCGGCTGGTCGCGCTGATCGAGAAGATGGACAACCGGGCGCCGGCATTGCCGCGGCTCAAGCAGGGCCTGAGCCAGGGCATGCAGGCCTTGGCGCAGCGCACCCAGGAGGAGACCAACAAGGTCAAGAGAGACGCCGAGCAGAAGGCCAAGCTGATGGCCGAGCAGCAGGCGCAGCAGCAGGCCAGCCAGGCGCAGGCCGCGCAGCAGATCGCCGCGCAGCAGGAAGCCGCGCGCCGCGAGACCGCACGCCAGGAAGCCGAGCGCCAGGCCGCCGCCGCGCGCAGCGCACCGGCACCGGTGCCGACACCGACACCGACACCGACACCGACACCGCAAGCTGCCGCAGCGTCGGCACCGGCCGCGGCCAGCACGCAGTCGCTGCGCCCGATCAGCACCCCGGCTCCGCGCTACCCGGCCGAAGCCCTGCGCTCGGGCACGGCGGGCGAAGTGCTGGTGGAGATCACCGTCGGCACCGACGGCTCGGTCACCAATGCCCGCGTGCTGCGTGCCACCCCGGCTCGCATCTTCGACCGCGAGGCGCTGAACGCGACCAAACGCTGGCGGTTCGAACCGGTCAGTGCACCGGTGACCACCCGGCGCACGCTGGCGTTCAATCCTGGCAGTTAG
- a CDS encoding glutathione binding-like protein, which translates to MIDLYYWPTPNGHKVTLLLEETGLDYTLKPVNIGAGEQFEPPFLAISPNNKIPAIVDHMPADGGAPQSVFESGAILLYLAEKTGRFLPADPRGRIAALEWLFWQMAGLGPMSGQMGHFAVYAPEKIGYAIDRYSNEARRLHGVLDKRLAQSEYLAGADYGIADMASYPWIEVYNALKPDYTAFPHLKRWHDAIGARSATQRAYALKEQVNPNAGKPLSDEERKHLFGQR; encoded by the coding sequence ATGATCGATCTATACTACTGGCCCACGCCCAACGGCCACAAGGTCACCCTGCTGCTCGAGGAAACCGGGCTGGACTATACGCTCAAGCCGGTCAACATCGGCGCCGGCGAGCAGTTCGAGCCGCCGTTCCTGGCGATCTCGCCGAACAACAAGATACCGGCGATCGTCGACCATATGCCGGCCGACGGCGGCGCGCCGCAGAGCGTGTTCGAGTCCGGCGCCATCCTGCTGTACCTGGCCGAGAAGACCGGGCGGTTCCTGCCGGCCGATCCGCGCGGGCGCATCGCCGCGCTGGAGTGGCTGTTCTGGCAGATGGCCGGGCTCGGCCCGATGAGCGGGCAGATGGGCCACTTCGCCGTGTACGCGCCGGAGAAGATCGGCTACGCGATCGACCGCTACAGCAACGAGGCGCGGCGCCTGCACGGGGTGCTGGACAAGCGCCTGGCGCAGAGCGAATACCTGGCCGGCGCCGACTACGGCATCGCCGATATGGCCAGCTATCCGTGGATCGAGGTCTACAACGCGCTCAAGCCCGACTACACCGCGTTCCCGCACCTCAAGCGCTGGCACGACGCGATCGGCGCGCGCTCGGCCACGCAGCGCGCCTACGCGCTGAAGGAACAGGTCAACCCGAACGCCGGCAAGCCGCTCAGCGACGAAGAACGCAAGCATCTGTTCGGCCAGCGCTGA